A section of the bacterium genome encodes:
- a CDS encoding citrate synthase has product MSSAKVILDGNEYELPITVGSEGEVGVEIRSLRKLSKAVTLDEGYGNTGSCKSAITFIDGEKGILRYRGYPIEQVAEHSTFVEVCYLLIFGELPTSDELAEFSSALTRHTLLHEDMKKFFEGYSSSAHPMAILSSMIASLSTYYPPTTRETLDVNILRLLAKAKTIAAFSYKKSIGQPFIYPRNDLSYTQNFLHMMFANPAEPYEVPEVLDHALRLLLILHADHEQNCSTSTVRMVGSSEADLFASISAGINALSGPLHGGANQKVMEMLRRIRDDGSNYKKYVELAKDKESDFRLMGFGHRVYKNFDPRARILKEASNRVLDELNLDDSLLDIARALEEVALEDDYFIERKLYPNVDFYSGFLYRAMGIPTNMFTVMFALGRLPGWIAHWKEMREDPNGRIHRPRQIYTGQTEREFVPADQR; this is encoded by the coding sequence ATGAGCAGCGCGAAGGTCATTCTCGACGGCAACGAGTACGAGCTGCCGATTACGGTGGGCTCGGAGGGCGAAGTGGGGGTCGAGATTCGATCACTTCGTAAACTCTCCAAAGCCGTGACCCTGGACGAGGGCTACGGCAACACCGGCTCCTGCAAGAGCGCGATTACCTTTATCGATGGCGAGAAAGGGATCCTGCGCTACCGGGGCTATCCGATCGAGCAGGTGGCCGAACATTCCACCTTCGTCGAAGTCTGCTACCTCCTGATCTTCGGAGAGCTTCCGACTTCGGACGAGCTCGCGGAGTTCAGCAGCGCCCTCACCCGGCACACACTTCTTCATGAGGACATGAAGAAGTTCTTCGAGGGCTACTCGTCGTCGGCCCATCCGATGGCGATTCTCTCGTCCATGATTGCCTCGCTGTCGACATACTATCCACCGACCACCAGAGAGACCCTGGACGTCAACATCCTCCGGCTACTCGCCAAGGCCAAGACCATTGCCGCCTTCTCCTACAAGAAGTCGATTGGGCAGCCGTTCATCTATCCGCGCAACGACCTTTCCTACACTCAGAACTTCCTCCACATGATGTTCGCCAACCCGGCCGAGCCCTACGAAGTGCCGGAGGTTCTGGATCACGCCCTGCGTCTGCTGCTGATTCTCCATGCCGATCACGAGCAGAACTGCTCGACCTCGACGGTGCGCATGGTGGGTTCGAGCGAAGCCGACCTCTTCGCGTCGATCTCGGCCGGCATCAACGCTCTTTCGGGCCCGCTCCATGGCGGCGCCAACCAGAAGGTGATGGAGATGCTGCGCCGGATCCGAGATGACGGCAGTAACTATAAGAAGTACGTCGAGCTGGCGAAGGACAAGGAATCCGATTTTCGACTGATGGGCTTCGGACATAGGGTCTACAAGAACTTCGATCCCAGAGCCCGAATTCTCAAGGAGGCTTCCAACCGAGTTCTCGACGAGCTGAACCTCGACGATTCGCTGCTCGACATCGCACGGGCTCTGGAAGAGGTGGCGCTCGAGGACGATTACTTCATCGAGCGCAAGCTCTATCCCAACGTAGACTTCTACAGTGGCTTTCTCTACCGGGCGATGGGTATTCCAACCAACATGTTCACGGTCATGTTCGCCCTCGGGCGGCTGCCCGGTTGGATTGCCCATTGGAAGGAGATGCGCGAGGATCCGAACGGGCGCATCCATCGTCCGCGCCAGATCTACACGGGCCAGACCGAGCGTGAGTTCGTTCCCGCCGACCAGCGTTGA
- a CDS encoding class I SAM-dependent methyltransferase: protein MPWRILSKLGGIYLAAIPSSIMNPDLNAHMRFSDRVDAYGRSRPGYPAALYDRLLAGRRPDTDRIAEIGSGTGIFSRELLRRGYAVAGVEPNAEMRAAAEKSLSGWPRFESIAGSAEDTRLDASSIDLLVSAQAFHWFDFEKTRIEATRILRPGGTVAWVWNSRRVSGTAFAEAYERFLERWATDYIAVRETYAVRERLGAFFPGSPLGRAVFDNHQTLDHDGFRLRVLSASYMPSEADARHSDMLDAMDRLFAEHQQGGQVRLRFDAELFWQHAK, encoded by the coding sequence ATGCCGTGGAGGATACTCTCGAAGCTTGGAGGGATCTACCTCGCGGCCATCCCGAGCTCGATCATGAATCCTGATCTCAACGCGCACATGAGGTTCAGCGACCGAGTCGACGCGTACGGCAGGAGTCGCCCTGGCTATCCCGCCGCCCTGTACGACCGGCTGCTAGCTGGACGCAGGCCGGACACGGACCGGATTGCTGAGATCGGCAGCGGTACCGGGATCTTCAGCCGCGAGCTTCTGCGCCGTGGCTATGCGGTGGCAGGCGTCGAGCCGAACGCCGAAATGCGAGCCGCGGCCGAGAAGAGCCTGTCGGGCTGGCCCCGCTTCGAGAGCATCGCTGGAAGCGCCGAGGACACCAGGCTCGACGCGAGCTCGATCGACCTCTTGGTCTCGGCACAGGCCTTTCACTGGTTCGACTTCGAGAAAACACGAATCGAGGCAACCCGGATCTTGCGACCGGGCGGTACCGTCGCCTGGGTCTGGAACTCGAGGCGAGTCTCGGGCACGGCTTTCGCCGAGGCGTACGAGAGGTTCCTGGAACGCTGGGCGACCGACTACATCGCGGTGCGAGAGACCTACGCAGTCCGAGAGCGGCTGGGTGCGTTCTTCCCCGGCTCACCGCTTGGGCGAGCCGTGTTCGATAACCATCAAACACTCGACCACGACGGCTTTCGGTTGCGGGTCCTTTCGGCCTCGTACATGCCCTCGGAGGCCGATGCGCGCCACTCGGACATGCTCGACGCGATGGATCGGCTGTTCGCTGAACACCAGCAGGGCGGCCAGGTACGTCTCAGGTTTGACGCCGAGCTCTTCTGGCAGCACGCAAAGTGA
- a CDS encoding NAD-dependent epimerase/dehydratase family protein yields the protein MRVFITGGTGYIGSSLCRRLKESGHQVRALVRSTSNTAALEAIGAETFVGDITDRYSMREAMSGADWVVHAAAELDFRAPMDRIEGANVAGSENVASLAFKLGVGRVLLLSSIAAFGSSPSDGSPVAENARIELPFPSAYGATKHAGEQAFAALADRGLAVNVVYPSLVYGPPGKRGGLNAMFGAIIEGRLPAIVGGGQITRWVYLEDLVTGLLKVMERARPGRDYLMTGDASRLGEVVEKVAELAGVEPPKRRMSVWRARLMGRVLNPLFTLRGKRPPINMSQLESLRRHWNFEDARARAELEWGSRPLETGLPETVRYLTSDSQ from the coding sequence ATGCGCGTTTTCATAACCGGCGGCACGGGCTACATCGGTTCGTCTTTGTGCCGGCGCCTGAAAGAGAGCGGCCACCAAGTTCGCGCGCTGGTGCGCTCGACCAGCAACACGGCGGCGCTCGAGGCGATCGGAGCCGAAACGTTTGTCGGCGACATCACCGATCGTTATTCGATGCGCGAGGCCATGTCGGGAGCCGATTGGGTAGTGCACGCCGCGGCGGAGCTGGATTTCCGCGCGCCCATGGATCGGATCGAGGGCGCCAACGTGGCCGGCAGCGAAAACGTCGCGTCGTTGGCCTTCAAGCTGGGGGTCGGCAGGGTTCTTCTGCTGTCATCGATCGCCGCGTTCGGCAGCAGTCCGAGCGACGGTTCTCCGGTGGCGGAGAACGCGCGGATCGAGCTGCCTTTTCCGAGCGCCTACGGCGCGACCAAGCACGCAGGCGAGCAGGCCTTTGCCGCGTTGGCCGATCGGGGCCTCGCAGTCAATGTCGTCTATCCGAGCTTGGTGTATGGACCTCCGGGGAAGCGGGGCGGCCTCAACGCGATGTTTGGTGCCATCATCGAGGGCCGTCTCCCGGCGATCGTCGGTGGCGGGCAGATTACGCGCTGGGTGTACCTGGAAGATCTGGTTACCGGCCTGCTCAAGGTCATGGAGCGCGCGCGGCCAGGACGGGACTATCTGATGACCGGCGACGCCTCTCGGCTTGGCGAGGTCGTCGAGAAGGTGGCTGAGTTGGCCGGCGTCGAGCCGCCCAAGCGACGCATGTCGGTCTGGCGTGCCAGATTGATGGGGCGCGTGTTGAATCCGCTATTCACTCTTCGCGGCAAGCGGCCGCCGATCAACATGAGCCAGCTCGAGAGCTTGCGGCGGCACTGGAACTTCGAGGACGCCCGAGCCCGCGCCGAGCTCGAGTGGGGCTCGAGGCCTCTCGAAACCGGATTGCCGGAGACCGTGCGGTATCTCACGAGCGATTCGCAGTGA